The proteins below come from a single Triticum aestivum cultivar Chinese Spring chromosome 5D, IWGSC CS RefSeq v2.1, whole genome shotgun sequence genomic window:
- the LOC123122371 gene encoding zinc finger MYM-type protein 1 isoform X1, which yields MHDFYASSSVTPPPADVEPGVAPANVTANPLPLVAVSTMPPEAEAPNEESNGTTSDESTNRPRQRILEFHPSKIIKNDIGDKNFSILIDEARYCSVEEQMAVTVRFLDDHGELQERFLAIKHITDCTSAGIKEALVDVLDYHGLQISRLCGQGYDGASNMRGEFNGLQKLVRDEAPYAFYVHYFAHQLQLVVVNVAQCSPAIADFFNYIPLIVTQVRSSCKRKDALLAKHQDELLDLMENGKISSGTWLDQESSITRPGDTRWGSHLRTLLRIFTMWNAVVDVLGIVVVDAREHTCQGGASGLLIKMECFEFVFIMFFSINLLSTTNYLSQALQRKNQNVVEAMHLILDVKESLQDMRDNGWESLFSQAKNFCEAHDIDVPNMDDLVGAMGQSVRTKNKVTRLHYYKVTIFNVAIDATITEMNHRFNEVSTELLDCISCLNPANNFSKFNADKLIRLAEIYAEDFT from the exons ATGCATGATTTTTATGCAAGCAGTTCAGTTACTCCTCCCCCTGCCGATGTTGAGCCTGGAGTTGCCCCGGCTAACGTGACTGCAAATCCCCTTCCCTTAGTTGCTGTGAGCACAATGCCTCCTGAGGCTGAAGCCCCAAATGAGGAGAGCAATGGTACCACATCCGATGAGAGTACAAACCGACCAAGGCAGCGCATACTAGAATTTCATCCAAGTAAAATTATTAAGAATGACATTGGAGACAAGAACTTCTCAATCCTTATTGATGAGGCTAGATATTGCTCAGTAGAAGAGCAAATGGCAGTGACTGTGAG ATTTCTTGATGACCACGGGGAGCTCCAGGAAAGATTCCTTGCAATTAAGCACATCACGGATTGTACATCTGCTGGAATTAAAGAAGCTTTGGTTGATGTGTTGGATTATCATGGTTTGCAAATTTCTAGGCTATGTGGACAGGGTTATGATGGGGCTTCAAATATGAGAGGGGAATTCAATGGTTTGCAAAAATTGGTTAGAGATGAAGCTCCATATGCATTTTATGTTCATTACTTTGCTCACCAGTTGCAGTTGGTGGTTGTCAATGTTGCTCAATGTAGTCCTGCTATTGCTGATTTCTTCAACTATATCCCACTTATAGTGACTCAAGTGCGTTCATCTTGCAAGAGGAAAGATGCATTACTGGCCAAACATCAAGACGAATTGTTAGATTTGATGGAGAATGGAAAGATTTCATCCGGAACCTGGTTGGATCAAGAATCTAGCATAACAAGACCAGGAGATACTCGTTGGGGCTCACATCTCAGAACCTTGCTTCGTATATTCACAATGTGGAATGCTGTGGTGGATGTGCTAGGAATTGTAGTGGTTGATGCTCGGGAACACACTTGTCAAGGTGGAGCTTCAGGTTTGCTTATTAAGATGGAATGCTTTGAATTTGTGTTCATCATGTTTTTCTCAATAAACTTGTTGAGCACCACAAATTATCTATCGCAAGCTTTGCAAAGAAAGAATCAAAATGTTGTTGAAGCCATGCATTTGATCTTAGATGTGAAAGAAAGCTTGCAAGACATGAGGGACAATGGGTGGGAGTCTTTATTCAGTCAAGCCAAAAACTTTTGTGAGGCACATGACATTGATGTGCCAAATATGGATGATCTTGTTGGAGCTATGGGTCAATCTGTTCGCACTAAGAATAAGGTGACTCGACTTCACTATTACAAGGTTACCATATTCAATGTTGCCATTGATGCAACTATCACTGAGATGAATCATCGATTCAATGAAGTTTCCACCGAGTTATTGGATTGTATTTCTTGTCTTAATCCGGCAAACAACTTCTCAAAGTTTAATGCTGACAAACTTATTCGGCTTGCTGAAATTTATGCTGAGGACTTTACGTAA
- the LOC123122371 gene encoding zinc finger MYM-type protein 1 isoform X2 gives MHDFYASSSVTPPPADVEPGVAPANVTANPLPLVAVSTMPPEAEAPNEESNGTTSDESTNRPRQRILEFHPSKIIKNDIGDKNFSILIDEARYCSVEEQMAVTVRFLDDHGELQERFLAIKHITDCTSAGIKEALVDVLDYHGLQISRLCGQGYDGASNMRGEFNGLQKL, from the exons ATGCATGATTTTTATGCAAGCAGTTCAGTTACTCCTCCCCCTGCCGATGTTGAGCCTGGAGTTGCCCCGGCTAACGTGACTGCAAATCCCCTTCCCTTAGTTGCTGTGAGCACAATGCCTCCTGAGGCTGAAGCCCCAAATGAGGAGAGCAATGGTACCACATCCGATGAGAGTACAAACCGACCAAGGCAGCGCATACTAGAATTTCATCCAAGTAAAATTATTAAGAATGACATTGGAGACAAGAACTTCTCAATCCTTATTGATGAGGCTAGATATTGCTCAGTAGAAGAGCAAATGGCAGTGACTGTGAG ATTTCTTGATGACCACGGGGAGCTCCAGGAAAGATTCCTTGCAATTAAGCACATCACGGATTGTACATCTGCTGGAATTAAAGAAGCTTTGGTTGATGTGTTGGATTATCATGGTTTGCAAATTTCTAGGCTATGTGGACAGGGTTATGATGGGGCTTCAAATATGAGAGGGGAATTCAATGGTTTGCAAAAATTG TGA
- the LOC123122372 gene encoding uncharacterized protein gives MCSAHSRLIGTVEDREGGEGCEVCRIGRKGRRSRWWSRIQRTPGDQIAAQETCRADIDAKCGDAASNDCEGKFFPGFTKINYEGPTSKRALAYKWYNIEEVILIKKMKGTAMLWVDKEKREINEKARRNWQNHDKGRALQ, from the exons ATGTGCAGTGCACATAGTAG GTTGATCGGCACAGTGGAGGacagggaaggaggagaaggatgtGAGGTGTGTAGAATTGGGCGCAAAGGGAGACGATCAAGATGGTGGAGCAGAATCCAGAGGACGCCGGGAGACCAG ATTGCCGCACAGGAAACCTGCCGAGCCGACATTGACGCCAAGTGCGGCGATGCCGCTTCCAATGATTGTGAGGGCAAGTTCTTCCCGGGCTTTACCAAGATCAACTATGAG GGTCCAACTAGCAAGAGGGCGCTTGCTTACAAGTGGTATAACATAGAGGAAGTGATTCTTATAAAGAAAATGAAA GGTACTGCAATGCTATGGGTTGATAAAGAAAAAAGGGAAATAAACGAGAAAGCAAGACGGAATTGGCAGAATCACGACAAAGGACGTGCCCTGCAATGA